GAGGTGTTGCCAGCGGCGCAGGTGGGCGCGGAAACGCATCTCGAAGCGCCGACGGTCAGCAAGCTTCTGAAGCGGCTCGCGCAGGCGGGGCTGGTTGATTCGTTCCGCGGCGCCACCGGCGGTTATCGCCTGGCGCGTTCGGCCAAGGACATTTCATTGGCCGAGATCGTCGAAGCGCTGGACGGCCCGATCGGCCTGACCGAATGCAGCCTCGGCCACGCGGGTTGCGAGCGCCAAGCGTTTTGCGCGGTGTCGCGCGACTGGCAGGGCATCGGCGCCGCGATCGACAACGCGCTGCGCGGCGTGAGCCTGGCCGACATGTTGCATCGCCGCCCCGGCGTGCGCGCTGCGCGGGCACTCTGAGGGAGCAGCACATGGCAACCCAACCCGACGAAGTCCAGGCTGCATTGTCGCGCCGCTACGACGCGGGCTTCGTCACTGACATCGAATCGCACAGCCTGCCGCCGGGCCTCGATGAAGGCACCATCCGCGCGCTTTCCGCGATCAAGGAAGAGCCCGAGTGGATGACCGAA
The genomic region above belongs to Rhodanobacteraceae bacterium and contains:
- a CDS encoding Iron-sulfur cluster regulator IscR, producing MLRVSRLADYASVVMACLARHPGEVLPAAQVGAETHLEAPTVSKLLKRLAQAGLVDSFRGATGGYRLARSAKDISLAEIVEALDGPIGLTECSLGHAGCERQAFCAVSRDWQGIGAAIDNALRGVSLADMLHRRPGVRAARAL